From a single Mycolicibacterium moriokaense genomic region:
- a CDS encoding SDR family oxidoreductase — MPTAMITGASRGLGAAIAAALAPTHTLFLAGRPSAELDAVAEQFGATTWPMDFGDPDAIEAVVEPIDELDVLIHNAGVAYPATVPESTVDEWRATLAVNVIGPVALTLPLLPALRAVGGHVVFVNSGAGINASPGLASYTASKFALRGFADSLRNDEPSLRVTSVHPGRIATEMQESLIAYEGREYTPEKFLSPETVAKVIADAVNAPRDAHIHEIIVRPR; from the coding sequence ATGCCGACGGCGATGATCACCGGGGCCTCTCGCGGCCTCGGAGCAGCCATCGCGGCGGCGCTGGCACCGACCCACACTCTGTTCCTTGCGGGGCGGCCGTCGGCCGAGCTCGATGCGGTCGCCGAGCAGTTCGGCGCCACCACCTGGCCGATGGATTTCGGCGATCCCGACGCCATCGAGGCGGTCGTCGAGCCGATCGACGAACTCGACGTGCTGATCCACAACGCGGGTGTGGCGTATCCCGCGACCGTCCCCGAATCGACGGTCGACGAGTGGCGCGCCACCCTGGCCGTGAATGTCATTGGCCCCGTAGCGCTTACGCTGCCGCTGCTACCAGCGTTGCGCGCCGTCGGCGGCCACGTCGTCTTCGTGAACTCCGGCGCGGGGATCAACGCCTCGCCCGGCCTGGCGTCGTACACCGCGAGCAAGTTCGCGCTGCGCGGGTTCGCGGACTCCCTTCGCAACGATGAGCCGTCGCTACGCGTGACGTCGGTGCATCCGGGCAGGATCGCCACCGAGATGCAGGAGAGCCTGATCGCCTATGAGGGCCGCGAGTACACGCCCGAGAAATTCCTCAGCCCGGAGACCGTCGCCAAGGTCATCGCCGACGCGGTCAACGCCCCCCGCGACGCCCATATCCACGAAATCATCGTCCGCCCCCGGTGA
- the ggh gene encoding glucosylglycerate hydrolase, which produces MAHDSSFAPTQLSARAAYLLRGNDLGTMTTAAPLLYPHMWSWDAAFVAIGLAPLSVERAVVELDTLLSAQWANGMIPHIVFANGVDGYFPGPARWATSALAANAPRNRHTSGITQPPVHAIAVQRILDHARRRGRSTRAVAEAFLDRRWGDLVRWHRWLAEARDPRERGRVTLYHGWESGMDNSPRWDSAYANVVPGRLPEYQREDNAIVTDASQRPSDLEYDRYLWLLEEMKSARYDDELLPKVMSFAVEDVFVSAILSVACDVLAEIGEDYKRPRADVRDLYSWAERFRAGVVETTDERNGAARDYDVRAEKWVATETVAQFAPLLCGGLPHDKERALLRLLEGPRFCGHPDLRFALIPTTSPVSRDFRPREYWRGPVWPVTTWLFSWCFARRGWAERSSILRLEGLRQVSDGTFAEYYEPFTGEPLGSMQQSWTAAAVLDWLG; this is translated from the coding sequence ATGGCCCACGATTCCAGCTTCGCCCCGACGCAGCTCTCCGCCCGCGCTGCGTACCTCCTGCGCGGCAACGACCTGGGCACCATGACCACCGCGGCACCGCTGCTGTACCCGCATATGTGGAGCTGGGACGCCGCGTTCGTCGCGATCGGCCTGGCGCCGCTGAGCGTCGAACGCGCCGTCGTCGAGCTCGACACCCTGCTGTCGGCGCAATGGGCCAACGGCATGATTCCGCACATCGTCTTCGCCAACGGCGTCGACGGCTACTTCCCCGGTCCGGCCCGGTGGGCGACGTCGGCGCTGGCCGCCAACGCCCCGCGCAACCGGCACACGTCCGGGATCACCCAGCCGCCGGTGCACGCTATTGCGGTGCAGCGCATCCTCGACCACGCGCGCCGCCGCGGACGGTCGACGCGTGCTGTCGCCGAGGCGTTCCTCGACCGTCGGTGGGGCGATCTGGTCCGCTGGCACCGCTGGCTCGCCGAGGCCCGCGACCCGCGCGAGCGCGGCCGGGTCACGCTGTACCACGGCTGGGAGTCCGGTATGGACAACTCGCCGCGCTGGGACAGCGCATACGCCAACGTCGTGCCGGGCCGGCTTCCGGAATACCAGCGCGAGGACAACGCCATCGTCACCGACGCCAGCCAGCGCCCGTCGGACCTCGAATACGACCGCTACCTGTGGCTGCTCGAGGAGATGAAATCGGCCCGCTACGACGACGAACTGCTGCCCAAGGTGATGAGCTTCGCCGTCGAGGATGTCTTCGTCTCCGCGATCCTCTCCGTCGCCTGTGACGTCCTCGCCGAGATCGGCGAGGACTACAAGCGGCCACGGGCCGACGTGCGGGACCTGTACAGCTGGGCTGAACGCTTCCGCGCGGGCGTCGTCGAGACCACCGACGAACGCAACGGTGCCGCAAGGGATTACGACGTACGTGCGGAGAAGTGGGTGGCCACCGAGACCGTGGCGCAGTTCGCACCGTTGCTCTGCGGCGGGCTGCCCCACGACAAGGAACGCGCCCTGCTGCGCCTGCTGGAGGGGCCGCGGTTCTGCGGACATCCGGACCTGAGGTTCGCACTCATCCCCACCACGTCGCCGGTGTCGCGCGACTTCCGCCCGCGTGAGTACTGGCGCGGTCCGGTGTGGCCCGTGACCACCTGGCTGTTCTCGTGGTGTTTTGCCCGTCGCGGCTGGGCCGAACGCTCGTCGATTCTGCGACTCGAAGGTCTGCGGCAGGTCAGCGACGGAACCTTCGCCGAATACTACGAACCCTTCACCGGCGAACCGTTGGGCAGCATGCAGCAGTCATGGACCGCGGCGGCGGTGCTGGACTGGTTGGGCTGA
- a CDS encoding LpqN/LpqT family lipoprotein, with translation MTVTARRSRTLATGVAAAVVGVLGLSATPAAAQPSQPLPPQPSPSVVSQSAATAGTALTPAVPNAALAAPTTADTTLTAPQAATAATAPAAAAQGGISTPQVAAPAVVPITPATSGTLTDFFHEKGVTLEPQNSADFKALNIVLPMPRGWAHIPDPNVADAFVVIADRVGGNGLYSSNAQVVVYKLIGEFDPREAISHGFVDAQQLPAWRTTGGSMGEVGGMPMSTIEGTYRENNMTLNTSRRHIIATAGPDKYLVSLAVTTSVDQVVAAAEATDAIVRGFKVNVPGATPPATAPAAPQATPQVPQATHGQHTPTGQPATVAPSALNTAVQSTNGLSG, from the coding sequence ATGACCGTCACCGCCCGGCGCTCGAGGACCCTGGCCACCGGTGTGGCCGCCGCCGTCGTCGGTGTCCTCGGCCTCTCCGCCACTCCCGCCGCGGCCCAGCCCTCGCAGCCCCTCCCTCCACAACCGAGTCCGTCGGTGGTGTCGCAGAGCGCGGCGACCGCCGGAACCGCCCTCACCCCGGCGGTGCCCAACGCCGCACTGGCCGCCCCGACGACCGCCGACACCACCCTCACGGCACCCCAAGCCGCCACCGCAGCGACGGCGCCGGCGGCAGCCGCACAGGGCGGCATCTCCACACCGCAGGTCGCCGCACCGGCAGTCGTGCCGATCACCCCGGCAACGTCGGGCACGCTGACCGACTTCTTCCACGAGAAGGGCGTGACCCTCGAGCCGCAGAACAGTGCCGACTTCAAGGCGCTCAACATCGTGCTGCCGATGCCGCGCGGATGGGCCCACATTCCGGACCCGAACGTCGCCGACGCGTTCGTCGTGATCGCCGACCGGGTGGGCGGCAACGGCCTGTACTCGTCGAACGCACAGGTGGTGGTCTACAAGCTGATCGGCGAGTTCGATCCGCGCGAGGCCATCAGCCACGGCTTCGTCGACGCCCAGCAACTGCCCGCATGGCGGACCACCGGCGGATCCATGGGCGAGGTCGGCGGCATGCCGATGTCGACCATCGAGGGCACCTACCGCGAGAACAACATGACGCTGAACACATCGCGGCGCCACATCATCGCGACCGCGGGCCCGGACAAGTACCTGGTGTCGCTCGCCGTGACCACCAGCGTCGACCAGGTCGTCGCCGCGGCCGAGGCCACCGATGCGATCGTGCGCGGCTTCAAGGTCAACGTCCCCGGGGCCACTCCCCCGGCCACCGCGCCTGCCGCCCCGCAGGCCACGCCCCAGGTCCCGCAAGCGACCCATGGCCAACACACACCAACCGGACAGCCCGCGACTGTGGCTCCTAGCGCGCTGAACACCGCGGTCCAGTCGACCAACGGGCTATCCGGATAA
- a CDS encoding YqgE/AlgH family protein: MAHSEDPEDFIAPAKHRVRAGTLLLANTDLLEPTFRRSVIYIVEHNDGGTLGVVLNRPSETAVYNVLPQWAKLATKPKTMFIGGPVKRDAALCLATLRVGVDPAGLPGLRHVQGRIAMVDLDADPDAIAPVVEGVRIFAGYSGWTIGQLDGEIERDDWIVLSALPSDVLADSRSDLWAKVLRRQPLPTSLLATHPIDISRN; encoded by the coding sequence GTGGCGCACTCAGAGGATCCCGAGGACTTCATCGCGCCCGCGAAACACCGGGTGCGAGCGGGCACGCTGCTGCTCGCCAACACCGATCTTCTGGAGCCGACGTTCCGGCGCAGCGTCATCTACATCGTCGAGCACAACGACGGCGGAACGCTCGGTGTGGTGCTGAACCGGCCCAGCGAAACCGCGGTATACAACGTGCTTCCGCAATGGGCGAAGCTAGCCACCAAACCGAAGACCATGTTCATCGGCGGTCCCGTCAAACGCGACGCCGCACTGTGTCTGGCGACTCTGCGGGTCGGGGTCGATCCCGCCGGCCTGCCCGGCCTGCGACATGTGCAGGGCCGCATAGCGATGGTGGATCTGGACGCCGATCCCGACGCCATCGCGCCGGTGGTCGAAGGAGTGCGGATCTTCGCCGGCTACTCGGGGTGGACCATCGGTCAGTTGGACGGCGAGATCGAACGCGACGACTGGATTGTGTTGTCCGCGTTGCCTTCTGACGTGCTGGCCGACTCCCGCAGCGACCTATGGGCCAAGGTGCTGCGCCGTCAGCCGCTGCCGACGTCGCTGCTCGCCACACACCCGATCGACATCAGCCGCAACTGA
- a CDS encoding ABC transporter substrate-binding protein/permease, protein MISLPRLCRAFVVALIVAVIGGMGLASPAAAQVDQCAPPGIGSASALPTNLAKAATGPGADKYTTATVKPLDSIDINALGLITPGTLTVGTLSDAPPSICINTAGQFTGFDNELLRAIAERLGLRINFVGTEFSGLLAQVASRRFDVGSSSITTTDARRKTVGFTNGYDFGYFSLVVPTGSPIKGFGDLAPGQRIGVVQGTVQESYVIDTLHLQPVKFPDYNTVYASLKTRQIDAWVAPSQQASGTVQPGDPAQIIENTFSLDNFVAWAVAKENQPLIDALNSGLDAIIADGTWARLYTEWVPRALPPGWKPGSKAAPLPQLPDFDAIAAEHQGETPAAAAPKSTLSYLKDAFLNWDLYKQAIPDLLKTGLPNTLLLTASAAVIGLVLGMALAVAGISRHRWLRWPARVYTDIFRGLPEVVIILLIGLGIGPVVGGLTGNNPYPLGIAALGLMAAAYVGEIFRSGIQSVDPGQLEASRALGFSYTTSMQLVVVPQGVRRVLPALMNQFISLLKASSLVYFLGLVANQRELFQVGRDLNAQTGNLSPLVAAGLLYLVLTVPLTHLVNYIDNRLRRGRPPGQEDPLELSTSQEMI, encoded by the coding sequence ATGATCTCGCTCCCCCGCCTCTGTAGAGCGTTCGTCGTCGCGCTGATCGTCGCCGTGATCGGCGGAATGGGACTGGCGTCGCCCGCGGCCGCCCAGGTCGACCAGTGCGCGCCACCCGGCATCGGGAGCGCCAGCGCCCTGCCGACCAACCTGGCCAAGGCGGCGACCGGGCCCGGCGCCGACAAGTACACGACGGCGACGGTCAAACCGCTCGACAGCATCGACATCAATGCGCTCGGGCTCATCACACCGGGGACGCTGACCGTCGGCACGCTGTCCGACGCTCCGCCGAGCATCTGCATCAACACCGCGGGACAGTTCACCGGTTTCGACAACGAACTGCTGCGCGCGATTGCCGAGCGGCTCGGGCTGCGGATCAACTTCGTCGGCACCGAGTTCTCGGGTCTGCTGGCGCAGGTGGCGTCGCGGCGCTTCGACGTCGGGTCGTCGTCGATCACCACCACCGACGCCCGTCGCAAAACGGTCGGGTTCACCAACGGCTACGACTTCGGCTACTTCTCGCTCGTGGTCCCGACGGGATCCCCCATCAAAGGTTTCGGCGACCTCGCGCCCGGCCAGCGCATCGGCGTCGTCCAGGGCACCGTGCAGGAGTCGTATGTGATCGACACGCTGCATTTGCAACCGGTGAAGTTCCCCGACTACAACACCGTCTACGCCAGCCTCAAGACCCGCCAGATCGACGCATGGGTGGCGCCGTCGCAGCAGGCGTCGGGCACCGTACAGCCCGGCGATCCCGCGCAGATCATCGAAAACACCTTCAGCTTGGACAATTTCGTGGCGTGGGCGGTCGCGAAGGAGAACCAGCCGCTGATCGACGCGCTGAACTCCGGCCTCGACGCGATCATCGCCGACGGCACCTGGGCGCGGCTGTACACCGAGTGGGTGCCCCGCGCGTTGCCGCCGGGATGGAAACCGGGGTCGAAGGCCGCGCCGCTGCCGCAGCTGCCCGACTTCGACGCGATCGCCGCCGAGCACCAGGGCGAGACGCCTGCCGCGGCCGCGCCCAAGTCGACGCTGTCGTATCTCAAGGACGCGTTCCTCAACTGGGATCTCTACAAGCAGGCGATCCCCGATCTACTCAAGACCGGCCTGCCAAACACGCTGCTGCTCACCGCCAGCGCGGCGGTGATCGGGTTGGTTCTCGGGATGGCGCTGGCGGTCGCGGGCATCTCGCGGCACCGGTGGCTGCGCTGGCCTGCGCGCGTCTACACCGACATCTTCCGCGGCCTTCCCGAAGTCGTGATCATCCTGCTGATCGGGCTCGGCATCGGTCCAGTCGTCGGCGGGCTGACAGGCAACAACCCCTACCCGCTCGGCATCGCGGCACTCGGGCTGATGGCGGCCGCCTACGTGGGCGAGATCTTCCGGTCGGGCATCCAGAGCGTCGATCCAGGACAGCTGGAAGCCTCACGCGCACTCGGCTTTTCGTACACGACATCGATGCAGCTGGTGGTGGTACCGCAGGGTGTGCGGCGTGTGTTGCCCGCGTTGATGAACCAGTTCATCTCGCTGTTGAAGGCCTCGTCGCTGGTGTACTTCCTCGGGTTGGTGGCCAACCAACGTGAGCTGTTCCAGGTCGGCCGTGACCTCAACGCACAGACCGGCAACCTGTCGCCGCTCGTCGCGGCGGGCTTGCTCTACCTCGTACTGACCGTGCCGCTGACGCATCTGGTCAACTACATCGACAACCGGCTGCGCCGCGGACGCCCACCGGGCCAGGAGGATCCGCTCGAGCTGTCGACTTCTCAGGAGATGATCTGA
- a CDS encoding MarR family winged helix-turn-helix transcriptional regulator, which produces MVETEPQVAELAGELQRVLSRVFSVLRRSDPSRDAAAGDLTLAQLSILLTLLEQGPIRMTELAAHERVRTPTTTVAIRRLEKLGLVKRSRDPSDLRAVLVDITPEGLAQHQEALANRRAFLATLLKKLEPDDLETLSKALGPLERLAE; this is translated from the coding sequence ATGGTGGAGACCGAACCGCAGGTCGCTGAGCTGGCCGGAGAGCTGCAGCGTGTGCTCTCCCGGGTGTTCTCTGTGCTCCGCCGCAGCGACCCGAGCCGGGACGCCGCCGCCGGCGATCTCACGCTCGCTCAGCTGTCGATTCTGCTGACCCTGCTGGAGCAGGGTCCGATCCGGATGACCGAACTGGCCGCCCACGAACGTGTGCGTACGCCTACGACGACGGTGGCCATCCGCCGGCTGGAGAAACTGGGGCTGGTCAAACGCTCCCGCGATCCCTCCGACCTGCGCGCCGTGCTCGTCGACATCACCCCTGAGGGCCTGGCTCAGCACCAGGAAGCGCTCGCGAATCGGCGCGCGTTTCTGGCCACGCTGCTCAAGAAGCTCGAACCCGACGATCTCGAAACGCTGAGCAAGGCGCTTGGCCCGCTCGAGCGCCTCGCCGAATAG
- a CDS encoding amino acid ABC transporter ATP-binding protein produces MTTAVEPVSLSATGIHLSFGPNSVLNGVDLDVPAGTTAAVIGPSGSGKSTLLRTLNRLYEPDSGDILLDGRSVLADNPDKLRQRIGMVFQHFNLFPHRSVLDNVTLAPRRLRRLGADEARELGLAQLDRVGLRHKADVRPTTLSGGQQQRVAIARALAMAPQVMFFDEATSALDPELVKGILALIADLGADGMTMVVVTHEMGFARETADAVVFMDHGKVVETGAPEQIFEAAETDRLKRFLSQVL; encoded by the coding sequence ATGACCACCGCAGTCGAACCGGTCTCGTTGAGCGCCACGGGTATTCACCTGTCGTTCGGACCCAACTCGGTGTTGAACGGGGTGGATCTGGACGTGCCCGCGGGCACCACAGCGGCGGTGATCGGGCCGTCGGGGTCGGGGAAGTCGACGTTGTTGCGGACGCTGAACCGGTTGTACGAGCCCGACAGCGGCGACATTCTGCTCGACGGGCGCTCGGTGCTTGCCGACAATCCGGACAAGTTGCGGCAGCGCATCGGGATGGTGTTCCAACACTTCAACCTCTTCCCGCACCGCAGCGTGCTGGACAACGTGACGCTGGCGCCACGACGGCTCCGGCGGTTGGGTGCCGACGAGGCGCGCGAGCTCGGGTTGGCACAACTGGACCGGGTCGGGCTCCGGCATAAGGCCGACGTGCGCCCGACGACGTTATCGGGTGGTCAGCAGCAGCGGGTGGCGATCGCGCGGGCCCTGGCGATGGCGCCGCAGGTGATGTTCTTCGACGAGGCCACCTCCGCGCTGGACCCCGAACTCGTGAAAGGCATCCTCGCGCTGATCGCCGACCTCGGTGCCGACGGGATGACGATGGTCGTCGTCACCCACGAAATGGGCTTCGCCCGGGAGACCGCCGACGCGGTCGTCTTCATGGATCACGGCAAGGTCGTCGAAACCGGAGCACCCGAGCAGATCTTCGAGGCGGCCGAGACCGACCGCTTGAAGCGTTTCCTTTCGCAAGTACTCTGA
- a CDS encoding MFS transporter yields MADARAPIAWWQSVRELWRSVRALPEFQRLLELRLVSQFGDGLFAAGLAGGLLFSTERAATPWAIAGSFAVLYLPYSLLGPFAGALLDRWDRRLVLIGANTGRLLMVLVVASLLAVSAHDLAILVAALIVNGFTRFVSSGLSAALPHVVPREQVVTMNSIATATGGAAAFLGAIFMLVPRWLFGADDIGAASIIFLVAVPVALALWLSWRFSPHLLGPDDSVRAVHGSVVYAVATGWMHGARTVMAVPTVAATLTGLATHRMALGINSLLVLVLVRHTDAPDVAGLGTTAVFFAAVGTGQFLAAALMPVAVARWGRYATVNGSLALAAAIQLAGVGLQLPVMLVCGFLLGLVGQVVKLCADSAMQLDVDDALRGHVFTVQDALFWISFIAAVTAAAAVIPPGGHQPGLVVAGSAVYLLGLAAHAALGRRARPAG; encoded by the coding sequence GTGGCTGACGCGCGTGCGCCGATCGCCTGGTGGCAGTCAGTCCGTGAGCTGTGGCGGTCGGTACGCGCACTGCCCGAATTTCAACGGCTGCTCGAGCTGCGACTGGTCAGTCAGTTCGGTGACGGACTGTTCGCCGCGGGCCTCGCGGGTGGGCTGCTGTTCAGCACCGAGCGCGCGGCAACGCCGTGGGCGATCGCGGGTTCGTTCGCCGTCCTCTACCTGCCGTACTCACTGCTCGGCCCGTTCGCAGGCGCGCTGCTGGACCGGTGGGACCGGCGCCTGGTGCTCATCGGCGCGAACACCGGCCGGCTGCTGATGGTGCTCGTCGTCGCGTCGCTGCTCGCGGTCAGCGCCCACGATCTGGCCATCCTGGTCGCCGCGTTGATCGTCAACGGGTTCACCCGCTTCGTCTCCTCGGGTCTGTCGGCGGCACTGCCACACGTGGTGCCCCGCGAGCAGGTCGTCACCATGAACTCGATCGCGACCGCGACGGGCGGCGCCGCCGCGTTTCTCGGCGCCATCTTCATGCTCGTGCCGCGGTGGCTGTTCGGGGCCGACGACATCGGGGCCGCGTCGATCATCTTCCTCGTCGCGGTCCCGGTCGCCCTCGCGCTGTGGCTGTCGTGGCGCTTCTCACCGCACCTTCTCGGTCCGGACGACAGCGTGCGCGCCGTGCACGGCTCCGTCGTGTATGCCGTGGCCACTGGTTGGATGCACGGCGCCCGCACGGTCATGGCGGTGCCGACGGTCGCCGCGACGCTGACCGGCCTCGCGACCCACCGCATGGCGCTCGGCATCAACAGCCTGCTGGTGCTCGTGCTCGTCCGGCACACCGATGCGCCAGACGTCGCCGGGCTCGGGACCACTGCGGTGTTCTTCGCGGCCGTGGGCACCGGGCAGTTCCTGGCCGCCGCCCTCATGCCGGTGGCCGTCGCCCGGTGGGGCCGCTACGCCACGGTCAACGGGTCGCTTGCGCTCGCGGCGGCTATTCAGCTCGCCGGGGTCGGCCTGCAACTCCCGGTGATGCTGGTCTGCGGATTTCTGCTCGGGCTGGTCGGCCAGGTGGTCAAACTGTGCGCCGACAGCGCCATGCAGTTGGACGTCGACGACGCGCTGCGCGGTCACGTCTTCACGGTGCAGGACGCGTTGTTCTGGATTTCGTTCATCGCTGCGGTGACGGCCGCGGCCGCGGTGATCCCGCCCGGCGGTCATCAGCCCGGACTCGTCGTCGCCGGATCGGCGGTCTACCTGCTCGGCCTGGCCGCACACGCCGCGCTCGGCCGTCGGGCCCGGCCCGCGGGCTAA
- the leuS gene encoding leucine--tRNA ligase, whose protein sequence is MTDSPDAGTDVPQHRYTAALAGQIERAWQQRWADSGTFYVPNPVGSLAAPDGGPVPVDKMFVLDMFPYPSGEGLHVGHPLGYIATDVYARYYRMTGRNVLHALGFDAFGLPAEQYAIQTGTHPRIRTEANIVNFRRQLGRLGFGHDARRSFATTDVDFYKWTQWIFLQIYNAWFDPAANKARPISELIAEFDSGSRTLDDGRRWADLSADERADVIDSYRLVYRADSMVNWCPGLGTVLANEEVTSEGRSERGNFPVFRKRLRQWMMRITAYADRLLDDLEVLDWPEKVKTMQRNWIGRSTGASVLFGTDAGDIEVFTTRPDTLFGATYMVLAPEHELVDALVADQWPADVDARWTFGAATPAEAVAAYRASVAAKSDLERQENKSKTGVFLGAYATNPANGQRIPVFIADYVLLGYGTGAIMAVPAHDQRDWEFAHEFGLPIVEVIAGGDVSAEAYPGDGELVNSDYLNGLSVASAKEAITNRLIADGRGQARVEYKLRDWLFARQRYWGEPFPIVYDASGRAHPLPESALPVELPDIPDYEPAKLDPDDADSEPSPPLGKATDWVHVELDLGDGLKPYTRDTNVMPQWAGSSWYELRYADPYNKEELCAKENEAYWMGPRPAEHGPNDPGGVDLYVGGVEHAVLHLLYARFWHKVLYDLGHVSSKEPFRRLVNQGYIQAFAYTDSRGAYVPAAEVVERDAKFFWTGPDGEIEVSQEFGKIGKSLKNSVSPDEICDNYGADTLRVYEMSMGPLDASRPWATKDVVGAYRFLQRVWRLVVDEQTGAERVAEHEALDEDTLRLLHRTIAGVTDDYANLRNNTAAAKLIEYTNHLTKNGVTARAALEPLVLMVAPLAPHLAEELWRRLGHESSLAHGPFPVADPQYLVEDTVELPVQVNGKVRGRITVAADADADALEAAALADAKVQEFLNGATPKKVIVVAGRLVNIVA, encoded by the coding sequence GTGACTGACTCGCCTGACGCCGGTACCGACGTCCCGCAGCACCGCTATACCGCGGCGCTTGCGGGGCAGATCGAGCGCGCCTGGCAGCAGCGCTGGGCCGACTCGGGGACGTTTTACGTGCCGAACCCGGTGGGCTCGTTGGCGGCGCCCGACGGAGGCCCGGTGCCCGTCGACAAGATGTTCGTGCTGGACATGTTCCCGTACCCGTCGGGGGAGGGCTTGCACGTCGGCCATCCGCTCGGCTACATCGCCACCGACGTCTACGCGCGCTACTACCGGATGACCGGACGCAATGTGTTGCACGCGTTGGGCTTCGACGCCTTCGGTCTGCCCGCCGAGCAGTACGCGATCCAGACCGGCACGCATCCGCGGATCCGGACCGAGGCGAATATCGTCAACTTCCGCAGGCAGCTGGGCCGGCTCGGATTCGGCCATGATGCGCGGCGCAGCTTCGCCACCACCGACGTCGACTTCTACAAGTGGACGCAGTGGATCTTCCTGCAGATCTACAACGCGTGGTTCGACCCGGCGGCCAACAAGGCCAGGCCGATCTCCGAGCTGATCGCCGAATTCGACTCCGGCAGCAGGACACTCGACGACGGCAGGCGATGGGCCGACCTGTCGGCAGACGAGCGCGCTGACGTCATCGACTCTTACCGCCTCGTGTACCGGGCTGACTCGATGGTCAACTGGTGTCCAGGCCTGGGCACCGTGCTGGCCAACGAGGAGGTCACCTCCGAAGGCCGCAGCGAACGTGGCAACTTCCCGGTGTTCCGGAAGCGGTTGCGGCAGTGGATGATGCGCATCACCGCGTATGCCGACCGGCTGCTGGACGATCTCGAGGTGCTGGATTGGCCGGAGAAGGTCAAGACCATGCAGCGCAACTGGATCGGCCGCTCGACGGGCGCGTCGGTCCTTTTCGGCACCGACGCCGGCGATATCGAAGTCTTCACCACCAGGCCCGATACGTTATTCGGCGCAACGTACATGGTGCTGGCGCCCGAGCATGAACTGGTCGACGCGCTGGTCGCCGACCAATGGCCGGCCGACGTCGACGCGCGCTGGACTTTCGGTGCGGCGACCCCCGCGGAGGCCGTCGCCGCCTACCGCGCCTCCGTCGCGGCCAAGTCCGATCTGGAGCGTCAGGAGAACAAGTCCAAGACCGGCGTCTTCCTCGGCGCGTATGCGACGAATCCCGCCAACGGTCAACGGATTCCGGTGTTCATCGCGGACTACGTGCTGCTGGGCTACGGCACCGGGGCCATCATGGCGGTGCCTGCGCACGATCAGCGCGACTGGGAGTTCGCCCACGAGTTCGGGCTGCCGATCGTCGAAGTGATTGCGGGCGGCGATGTTTCGGCCGAGGCGTATCCCGGCGACGGTGAGCTGGTCAACTCGGACTACCTCAACGGCCTGTCCGTCGCATCGGCGAAGGAGGCGATCACCAATCGGTTGATCGCCGACGGCCGTGGGCAGGCCCGCGTCGAGTACAAGCTGCGGGACTGGTTGTTCGCGCGGCAACGGTACTGGGGCGAGCCGTTCCCAATCGTCTACGACGCCAGCGGCCGCGCGCACCCGTTGCCCGAGTCGGCGCTTCCCGTTGAGCTGCCTGATATTCCGGACTATGAGCCGGCGAAACTCGATCCCGACGACGCCGACAGCGAGCCGTCGCCGCCGCTGGGCAAGGCCACCGACTGGGTCCATGTCGAACTGGATCTCGGTGACGGCCTCAAGCCCTACACCCGCGATACCAACGTGATGCCGCAGTGGGCGGGCAGCTCCTGGTACGAGTTGCGCTACGCCGACCCATACAACAAAGAAGAGCTGTGCGCCAAGGAGAACGAGGCGTACTGGATGGGTCCGCGGCCGGCCGAGCACGGGCCGAACGACCCCGGTGGCGTCGACCTGTACGTCGGCGGTGTCGAGCACGCCGTGCTGCACCTGCTGTACGCGCGGTTCTGGCACAAGGTGCTATACGACCTCGGCCACGTCAGCTCGAAGGAGCCGTTCCGCCGACTGGTGAACCAGGGCTACATCCAGGCGTTCGCGTACACCGATTCCCGCGGCGCGTACGTGCCCGCCGCGGAAGTCGTTGAGCGCGACGCCAAATTCTTCTGGACCGGACCCGACGGTGAGATCGAGGTGTCGCAGGAGTTCGGCAAGATCGGCAAGAGCCTGAAGAACTCGGTGTCCCCCGACGAGATCTGCGACAACTACGGCGCGGACACGCTGCGGGTGTACGAGATGTCGATGGGTCCGCTGGATGCGTCGCGGCCGTGGGCGACCAAGGACGTCGTCGGCGCGTATCGCTTCCTGCAGCGGGTGTGGCGACTCGTGGTCGACGAGCAGACCGGCGCCGAACGCGTCGCCGAACACGAGGCCTTGGACGAGGACACCCTGCGGCTGCTGCACCGCACGATCGCGGGTGTCACCGACGACTACGCGAACCTGCGCAACAACACCGCGGCGGCCAAGCTGATCGAGTACACCAACCACCTGACGAAGAACGGGGTCACGGCGCGGGCGGCGTTGGAGCCGCTGGTGTTGATGGTCGCGCCGCTGGCGCCGCATCTGGCCGAGGAGCTGTGGCGGCGACTTGGCCACGAGTCGTCGCTGGCGCACGGGCCGTTCCCGGTGGCCGACCCGCAGTATCTCGTCGAGGACACTGTCGAGTTGCCGGTGCAGGTCAACGGCAAGGTGCGCGGGCGCATCACCGTGGCCGCCGACGCCGATGCCGACGCGTTGGAGGCCGCGGCGCTGGCCGACGCCAAGGTGCAGGAGTTTCTGAACGGCGCCACGCCGAAGAAGGTGATCGTGGTGGCGGGCCGATTGGTCAACATCGTCGCCTGA